In Balaenoptera acutorostrata chromosome 12, mBalAcu1.1, whole genome shotgun sequence, a single window of DNA contains:
- the SF3B6 gene encoding splicing factor 3B subunit 6: MAMQAAKRANIRLPPEVNRILYIRNLPYKITAEEMYDIFGKYGPIRQIRVGNTPETRGTAYVVYEDIFDAKNACDHLSGFNVCNRYLVVLYYNANRAFQKMDTKKKEEQLKLLKEKYGINTDPPK, from the exons attcGACTTCCACCTGAAGTAAATCGAATTTTGTATATAAGAAATTTGCCCTACAAAATCACGGCTGAAGAAATGTATGATATATTTGGGAAATATGGACCTATTCGTCAAATCAGAGT GGGGAACACACCTGAAACTAGAGGAACAGCTTATGTGGTCTATGAAGACATCTTTGATGCCAAGAACGCGTGTGATCACCTGTCAGGATTCAATGTTTGCAACAGATACCTCGTGGTTTTGTACTATAATGCCAACAGG GCATTTCAGAAGATGGAcacaaagaagaaggaagaacagTTGAAGCTTCTCAAGGAGAAATATGGCATCAACACAGATCCACCAAAGTAA